A genomic segment from Bacillus rossius redtenbacheri isolate Brsri chromosome 5, Brsri_v3, whole genome shotgun sequence encodes:
- the LOC134532070 gene encoding uncharacterized protein LOC134532070 isoform X2, whose translation MMSWHWWYSWVVSLLVPVGLGLYFYRKLNSTSNPEDWKNASSIYDFTVRDIKGQEVSLEKYRGHVAIVVNVASKCGLTATNYKELAELHDKYSQEKGLRILAFPCNQFGGQEPGSSEDIVCFAMKQNAKFDLFEKIDVNGDGAHPLYKYLKHKQGGTLGDFIKWNFTKFIIDKNGQPVERHGPKTDPSKLVASLEKYW comes from the exons ATG ATGAGTTGGCACTGGTGGTATTCCTGGGTGGTCTCGTTGTTGGTTCCCGTCGGGCTGGGCCTGTATTTCTACAGGAAGCTAAAC AGCACGTCCAACCCCGAGGACTGGAAGAATGCCAGCTCCATCTACGACTTCACGGTGCGCGACATCAAAGGACAAGAGGTGTCCTTGGAGAAGTACAG gGGCCACGTGGCCATCGTGGTGAACGTGGCCTCCAAGTGCGGGCTGACGGCCACCAACTACAAGGAGCTGGCCGAGCTGCACGACAAGTACTCCCAGGAGAAGGGCCTGCGCATCCTCGCCTTCCCCTGCAACCAGTTCGGGGGCCAG GAACCGGGCAGCTCGGAGGACATAGTGTGCTTCGCGATGAAGCAGAACGCCAAGTTCGACTTGTTTGAGAAGATAGACGTGAATGGAGACGGGGCGCACCCCCTCTACAAGTACTTGAAGCACAAGCAGGGCGGGACCCTGGGAGA ctTCATCAAGTGGAACTTCACCAAGTTCATCATCGACAAGAACGGACAGCCGGTGGAGCGACACGGACCGAAAACGGACCCTAGC AAGCTGGTGGCCAGCCTGGAGAAGTACTGGTGA
- the LOC134532070 gene encoding uncharacterized protein LOC134532070 isoform X1: MLFPGRRLLCCAPGLLRLLPPSTLAMMSWHWWYSWVVSLLVPVGLGLYFYRKLNSTSNPEDWKNASSIYDFTVRDIKGQEVSLEKYRGHVAIVVNVASKCGLTATNYKELAELHDKYSQEKGLRILAFPCNQFGGQEPGSSEDIVCFAMKQNAKFDLFEKIDVNGDGAHPLYKYLKHKQGGTLGDFIKWNFTKFIIDKNGQPVERHGPKTDPSKLVASLEKYW, from the exons ATGCTGTTTCCAGGCCGTCGCCTCCTGTGCTGCGCCCCCGGCTTGCTGCGCCTGCTCCCGCCCAGCACGCTCGCCATG ATGAGTTGGCACTGGTGGTATTCCTGGGTGGTCTCGTTGTTGGTTCCCGTCGGGCTGGGCCTGTATTTCTACAGGAAGCTAAAC AGCACGTCCAACCCCGAGGACTGGAAGAATGCCAGCTCCATCTACGACTTCACGGTGCGCGACATCAAAGGACAAGAGGTGTCCTTGGAGAAGTACAG gGGCCACGTGGCCATCGTGGTGAACGTGGCCTCCAAGTGCGGGCTGACGGCCACCAACTACAAGGAGCTGGCCGAGCTGCACGACAAGTACTCCCAGGAGAAGGGCCTGCGCATCCTCGCCTTCCCCTGCAACCAGTTCGGGGGCCAG GAACCGGGCAGCTCGGAGGACATAGTGTGCTTCGCGATGAAGCAGAACGCCAAGTTCGACTTGTTTGAGAAGATAGACGTGAATGGAGACGGGGCGCACCCCCTCTACAAGTACTTGAAGCACAAGCAGGGCGGGACCCTGGGAGA ctTCATCAAGTGGAACTTCACCAAGTTCATCATCGACAAGAACGGACAGCCGGTGGAGCGACACGGACCGAAAACGGACCCTAGC AAGCTGGTGGCCAGCCTGGAGAAGTACTGGTGA
- the LOC134532070 gene encoding uncharacterized protein LOC134532070 isoform X3, with translation MLFPGRRLLCCAPGLLRLLPPSTLAMSTSNPEDWKNASSIYDFTVRDIKGQEVSLEKYRGHVAIVVNVASKCGLTATNYKELAELHDKYSQEKGLRILAFPCNQFGGQEPGSSEDIVCFAMKQNAKFDLFEKIDVNGDGAHPLYKYLKHKQGGTLGDFIKWNFTKFIIDKNGQPVERHGPKTDPSKLVASLEKYW, from the exons ATGCTGTTTCCAGGCCGTCGCCTCCTGTGCTGCGCCCCCGGCTTGCTGCGCCTGCTCCCGCCCAGCACGCTCGCCATG AGCACGTCCAACCCCGAGGACTGGAAGAATGCCAGCTCCATCTACGACTTCACGGTGCGCGACATCAAAGGACAAGAGGTGTCCTTGGAGAAGTACAG gGGCCACGTGGCCATCGTGGTGAACGTGGCCTCCAAGTGCGGGCTGACGGCCACCAACTACAAGGAGCTGGCCGAGCTGCACGACAAGTACTCCCAGGAGAAGGGCCTGCGCATCCTCGCCTTCCCCTGCAACCAGTTCGGGGGCCAG GAACCGGGCAGCTCGGAGGACATAGTGTGCTTCGCGATGAAGCAGAACGCCAAGTTCGACTTGTTTGAGAAGATAGACGTGAATGGAGACGGGGCGCACCCCCTCTACAAGTACTTGAAGCACAAGCAGGGCGGGACCCTGGGAGA ctTCATCAAGTGGAACTTCACCAAGTTCATCATCGACAAGAACGGACAGCCGGTGGAGCGACACGGACCGAAAACGGACCCTAGC AAGCTGGTGGCCAGCCTGGAGAAGTACTGGTGA
- the LOC134532070 gene encoding uncharacterized protein LOC134532070 isoform X4, producing the protein MSTSNPEDWKNASSIYDFTVRDIKGQEVSLEKYRGHVAIVVNVASKCGLTATNYKELAELHDKYSQEKGLRILAFPCNQFGGQEPGSSEDIVCFAMKQNAKFDLFEKIDVNGDGAHPLYKYLKHKQGGTLGDFIKWNFTKFIIDKNGQPVERHGPKTDPSKLVASLEKYW; encoded by the exons ATG AGCACGTCCAACCCCGAGGACTGGAAGAATGCCAGCTCCATCTACGACTTCACGGTGCGCGACATCAAAGGACAAGAGGTGTCCTTGGAGAAGTACAG gGGCCACGTGGCCATCGTGGTGAACGTGGCCTCCAAGTGCGGGCTGACGGCCACCAACTACAAGGAGCTGGCCGAGCTGCACGACAAGTACTCCCAGGAGAAGGGCCTGCGCATCCTCGCCTTCCCCTGCAACCAGTTCGGGGGCCAG GAACCGGGCAGCTCGGAGGACATAGTGTGCTTCGCGATGAAGCAGAACGCCAAGTTCGACTTGTTTGAGAAGATAGACGTGAATGGAGACGGGGCGCACCCCCTCTACAAGTACTTGAAGCACAAGCAGGGCGGGACCCTGGGAGA ctTCATCAAGTGGAACTTCACCAAGTTCATCATCGACAAGAACGGACAGCCGGTGGAGCGACACGGACCGAAAACGGACCCTAGC AAGCTGGTGGCCAGCCTGGAGAAGTACTGGTGA